Genomic window (Rhododendron vialii isolate Sample 1 chromosome 4a, ASM3025357v1):
aacttcttaaacattttttttttcaaaataaaaattttactatttttttttaaaaaattaaaatttttaaaaaaaataaagttcggattcggattgataacggatttaatccgatccgatccggatccgacccggatccgtattgaattatcggatccggattatcggattatcggatcgatgttatcggattcggatccggatccggatcgaatttttcggatcggatccggatcgaatccggtccattgacaagCCTACCTACGACGAGTCTTATTTATCCACACACTAGGAATACCGTCAGAATTTTCCTTCACCCTCTCCCCATTCTCTCCAaacttctcttttctctctttgtaTACACACTCTCACGCTCCATATTTTTTAGTCGAGTTGAGTAAAGACTTATTCCAATAAATTCTCTTAGAATGTATTCTAAAATCACCCAAAATAATATAGAACTCTGCAAACTaatgtaatatttttacctCATAATTAAAAGTACTACTCGGTACTTAAGAAATGtaattctgaaatttttgtCGAACGCATTTCATATTGGAGGTTTTTCAGAAGAGAAGCTCATAAATTAGTGACTGAATCATAATATGATTCGACCATGCATTTAACGATATTGACAAGCTTTAATTTTTCCTATGGGTGAATTACACATTGGACCATTGAAATGAATGATTTGGATTATCAAGACAAACCATGGTAAATCTTATTTCTCCTCACATTTAGATTACCGTCACAATTATCCTTCAACCTCTCCCCATTCTCTCCAAACTTCTCTTTTATCTCTTTATTATACGTGCACCATTATACGTTTAATGTTTCTAAGCTAGGTTTAGTAAAACCTTATCCTATAAATACTCTAAGAATTCTAAAATCACCCAAAAAACATTAAACTCTCTGCAAACGATTTTAATATCTTTACTGCACTAAAATAGTACTCCAGCATTTAAGAAATCTAATTCTTGGATTTCTGTCGAACGAATTTCATAATGGAGGTTTTCAAAAGAGAAGCTCATAAACTAGTGACTGAATCATAatttgaagagttttttaataaaaaatatccCTCGAACTATCATCACTTTTTCTACTTCGTCCTCGACCTACCAAAACCaccaatttcgtcctcgaactATCCAAAATCCACTTATTTCGTCTCAGCCCTAACTCCATCCACATTTTCCGTCAAAAACATAGCACTTGGCATATTCCCCCACCAATGTAAGGGCAAAATAGTACTTCCACCCTTCCCAACACATCTGGTGGCAAACCACCAAGACTGTGGCACAAATAATGATCTAGTGATGCGCCACCGCCACAGCATATGATGAGCTTGCTCATTTCCAGCACACGCTGCCACCACcgagcctcttttttttttttttttgccacaataaataaataaagcataGTATCACGCACATTGTGTCTGgtggtttttgtgtgtgtgtgagagagagagagttaagccGTATTTGGGAGTTAAGAGAGGAAATCCCATTTTTGCCCTTCATTATGTCATTTTCTTGGCATGTGCTGTGTATTTGGATGAAAAATGTGGATGGAGTTAGTGCTGGAACAAAATAAGTGGATTTTGGATTGTTCGAAGATGAAATAGAAAAAACGGTGATAGTTCGAGGGATCTTTCTTAAAAAACTCTAATTTGAATCACAAGTCTGCCTAAGTTAAAAGGATTAAAAAGGAGTGAGTGAGAAAATTATATTTAGTACTAATGCCTTGTCTGGTACGAATGAAAAacgaaggaaagaaaaagagaaaaaaaaaaacgaaaggaaaaagaataagaaagtttGAGGAAAGTTTATTGCTCGTAAGCCTTATTTTATAATTGTTTGATTATTACagtatttttctctttttcatcacaaaccaaaaaaaggaggagttttttttaatttttctttcctttcttttccatagtTACAAAACAAGGCATTAGTAACCTCAACCTCAAACCCCACCTGACGGCTAACAGCCGCCCCTACACTACACGAAGGAGAAGGCTGCGATTTGATCCGACTTTAAAACCAAGTTTAGGGTTTCTTTCGTCTCTTTCTTTCGATTTCCGCCCAATGCTGAAATCAGCAACGTCTCGACTCTCGGTTGCACGGGGCTTCATcaacccctccctctctctcacgagTAATACTTCAACCACCACAAGCTTCAATTCTCTCCCTCCTATTCCTAAGGTATCGCATTTCCCCTTCTCTCTGTTTCTGAATCTCCAGTTTCCGGACCTGATTCAATAATGGGTTCCGAAACGCTAAGTTTGAGGTTTAAAGTCACGTTAATCGGATATCAATTGATATgtgaaaacaaatcaaaattggTTTCTACGCACTCTATTAAAACCCAGCAAAATTCAATCCTGAGTTGTTTTTGTGATTCTATCATATTTTAGTTGGCATCCGACTAACATGATTTTAAATTTAAGCTTTTCGACGATTTCTACAATGTGAACGGAACTTATAATTAGGTCCGGCAAGGGCCAGAAAACCAACTGCATGGGGTGCATTTTTCGGGCAGAACTGCGGACAATCCTTCTGGATTTAGGGTAATGGTAATTGATATCATTTTTCGCTCGCAGCATCTCGGGTTGAGCATCAGGGGCGTGCgagtgggagggagggagattCCGGATAACAAGCGGGTGGAATACTCTTTACAGTACATCCATGGAATTGGCCGCACCAGAGCGCACCAAATCCTCTGTGACCTCAACATTGAGAACAAAATCACAAAGGACCTGTCCCAGCAGGAAATCAACTCGCTCCGGGATGAAGTTTCCAGCTACTTGATTGATTTCCAACTCGTAATACTTCTCTCTCACAAGCCCCTTTATTGATAGTTCTCTAGTTGTATTTATAATAGAGataaaattctttccacctgtGGAGGAAACTTTGGTTTTCCACCACCGCCCATTACGGGCTTCATCGGGCATTTTTTGTtgtaatctgaatcgttcatattGTATGGCCTGTAGAATAGTATATTCACGCTAAAAATGagcttgatcggacatcaataggTTTATTAAAAATCGAATTTCGATTTAGGAAATGGACAGTCATGGTagtttaacttcaaaatctatgaCCATTTATtctgtaaaccaaaattcaagttttgatatatttatcgatatccaatcaagctaatttttttttcgtggaTATACTGCTCTACTTACCCTACAGAATGGACAAttcagattataacaaaaacagttttgtggggcccatagtTGGTGGTGGAAACCATGGGATGATTTCCACCCATGGTGAATAGAATTTACTCTCTTTATAATAACTTCATACTATAAACTAACACCTCAGTTTGGTATGAGCAAGTTTTTGAAACTCGGTCACTATGTTTCAGGCATGCATTGCATTTTGGTAGAGGCTAGTAAATTTATTGTTCATGTACACATATATCTACTACCAAGTGATAGGTTCAATGGATAAGTGCTAAGTGCTAACTCGCTCAATTTTTGGGTTCAAGTCTCCATAACCATTTGTTGTGGCGAAATATACTATTTATTGCCTGTAGAACGCGATGTGAGTCATGTGACCTTAGCTTTGGCCTTGACATGAGTTTGGCCGGTCCTCTACAAATGACTCGGCGGTGCCAAGGGCAATACTCTTGGTTGATATGTGGAATATAGGTGGAGTATAGATATGTGGAGAAGTCCATATGCATATCTTTTGTTATTAGGAATATATTATGGCCCCTTTGGCCTAAATTTTATGCGTCTTTTTGACCAAGTCTCTTTTGTTTCTGTTAAATTCTACTAGATTCGAGTCAAATATTTAGATCAatcatttgtctcgacgagGGGAATCAGGAAAAGTATAAACTATGgatcaaagtttaaaaaagttcatataagacgacgTAATTAGGGACGATGTGATGTAAATATTGTGACGGAAGCTAAAAAAAGGTAACTAAACAGTTGAATAATACCGACTGTCTTTCATTAAAATTAATTTAGTCCCTATGTACTCTATGTACCCATACATCTGTGAATAGACTATAACTCGTGGTTTTGGGTGCTTCAGATGCGATCCAATGATCTTGCCATTAAAAGGTTGAAGGATATTCAATGCTACAGGGGGATAAGGCACATTCAGGGGCTTCCTTGTAGAGGACAACGAACGAAAACCAATGCTCGGATCTGTCGGAAGGGAATGCATAGTGCATTGGATGGAAAGAAGGCACCTCGTTAACAGAAAATGGGTTTGTTACTTCTCTCAACTGATGGAAATTGATATGGGTTTTGTAGCTGGACCTTGTTGTAGTTGAAATTATACTGCTTTAAATTGGTGAAGTTGAATTATGATGTTTGGAATTGCAATTTGTTTAGTTTGTGTTCACTTTTGAAATGCAATGGTAAAATGCTTTTTCCTCCAGTCCTTTTGGTAGGAAACTCCTATTTGATCTGATTTCTGGTTGTTCACTTGTTCTGTAATTGGTTCATCATTGCAATGTACTTGTCCTGTTCTGTCTTCTGTTATGACATGACTAGACACAAGCTTTGGAATTTCATAGCaaaagttaataaaaaaaaaaaattaatgcatgTGATATACAGTAAACCACATAGGATCAAGAAATAAAGCTATTAGGTTTGTAGCCTGACTCATTTTCTGCAACTGTATACCTTGATAATTTATGAATCCTTGCTTAGTTTTCCCAATTCTCAAGATTTTCTTATGGTGGAATCCAGATAATGTCTCTGTCCCATGCCTTTTTGTAGCAGATGCCATTTTGTACGTATGTATAAATGTTTTGAAAGTTCTTGAGGCTTTGGATCAACCCCTGGATGACTTTTCCAACAGTTCAACTTCTGTCATAAATAGTGGAAGTTTATCCTTATATGGAAACGTTTTATTCTGATAATGTCAGTATTCACTTTGGAGACACTCCATAACTTGAAGCTCTTTTATTGCTCTTATGTGAAGAATATTGGTCGGTACATACatgctttttcaaaaatttgctCTCTACATATACACTAGTGAATTTGTATTCAATTGCTGGAATTGTCGTTTGGAGGGTGGAAGTTGTGGTGGTTGGTGGGGGTGGGGTTGGGTGGGTTGAATAGGACAATTTAGGTTTGTATCTTTTCTGTTTACTCCTAAAATCCGTAATTCATGTATTCCTGATTTGACCACTAGGCCAGTGTTGTTGGTTCTTTGCATCTAGTTTTGGTGTGCATATGTTTTCAAATCTCAAATGTATGAAGGTTTTCCATAGTTGGTTTCAGACTTGCAATTAGGCACCAACTTCTAGTTTGCTGCTAATCTGATATGCAAATATAGATGGAACCTGCAAAAGACTAAATCATAATCCTTGAGGAAAAGAATTTCCACTTTCGATTCCTTTCCTCATTGTTTATCTTACAAGAAGAGATAATATCCGGACATCTTTCCACAACAAATGCAACTATGCTTCCTTTGGTATTTGCCATTGGCGACCTTTGCTTTGTTGTTTGTACCATCCTGTTCATCTGTTTGCTACGTAAGGTGGAGATGAAATAGCTTAACCTCTTGAATGATGCAAAACTGTCCGGTGTTACCCTAGATTGCATATCTAAATGTGAGGTATTGAAAGAACTGAGGCCCTTGAAATGGGGCTATGGGAACTGCCTCATAGCTTTCCTAACAATGCGTACATCTGTTGGTTTTTTGTAAACAAAGAAATTCACTGTTCTATGTTTCCATCAAGATACCTGTGCTGTGAAATTTATCCGCAGTTTATGACCTTATTGACCTTTTGGTGTTGAAATCTGCTGCATTACTTGAAAGCATAGGTAGTCATTGTAGGAGGATTTGATCTCCTATCATTTAGAATAAGAATGTAGTATGTACCTTCCCTCTCCTTTTCAATCAGAAGAATACTGGCTAAATCAGTAATTTAGTTTTGTTATGTATGGAATGATGCAGCAGGGCTTCATATAATTCACTAACACAAGTGAAGATTATGGTTGAGAACTTGAGATTAGCTATACAGGTTAGGACCTTATAGTGATTAGTAGAGATTTTATGTCATGGTTTTGCAACTTCTATGTTCCTTCTGTCATGCTTTTGGTCGCATTTGGCACTTCTGAGAATCCTGTCCTTGCCGTTACTGAGTAGCAAAACAACCATTGGGAACTAGGAGAGACTCAGCTCCAAAGTTATCCATGTAGACCACATAAGCAAACATCTCAGTAAAAAACCAGCTTGACAGAATAAAATTTGTTTACGTTCGAGGttcaatcaacttgattttctgcaaaagtATTCTTCTGCACGACACTTTCAAATGAAAGATAAAAGTTCAGCTCATCATCGTGGAGACCGTGGTAGAGCCCACAAATGAAAGTTTAAAAGACACGAAGGAGTACAGTGAGAGAAAGGGTGCATGGAGACGAATCGATCCCCTCTTCATGTCATGATTAGGAGGTTTCTAAACTGTGGACATAAGTACGAGGATACCCCACCTTGAGAATGATAGCGTTCTAGTATTCCATCATGGGGATGACGAGTAGATTTTAGCACCCAGAGTACTTGACGCCCCACTAGTACATGTGGTTACTAAAGGACTAAGTGTATGAAGCTTCTGCTGGTGCAGGTTTTGAGGAATTTGATGTCTAAGCAAAGAGAAcgaaaatgttatgattccaaTCTCGAAATACTTTGTGGAAACAGTTGTGTGACAAGTAATTTTACCATTTGCCCGCTTCTGTCACAACCCTTTTTGTGCGCCCTTATCAGGCCTACTTCAATGTTCAAATATTTAATTTGCTGTGTTTGTTTCCcttctcaaaaagaatttttcaaaaaataccccctAGATTCCTCCTATTTCcaatatttttctctttatctctctccacttattacccctactatttttcaaaaaacttttcaaatttcaatccaaacaACTGCGATAGGAATATCACCAAACTTCTTAAGTCATCTTTCAGAAATCGTTGAGAATATCAATTATGTCTAAAATCATGCTGATAGGAAATCAATTGACACGTTTCTTTCAATGTGTTAAAAGTCAATTGAATTAGGCAAGTCACACATTCCTTTGTCCCCAAGAAGATTTGCACACTAGGATTTAAAGTCTTCCCGCCTTTAAGGATGGAGTCCAATTGTGTAATCGAGTATTCACGTTCAGAATTAGTACCAGTATTGCATATACAcctcaacacacacacacagatggATCAACTCGATCAATTCAAACCACCAATCTCATTTATCTCATCAGTTTATTGGAAGACGTTTACTCCTAAGTTCCGCcttgttttgcttcttgttCTCTTACTTTTACTTAATTCTATTCCATTCCTGATGGCGGCACGCTTCTCTGAAAGTGGTAAGCATAGAAATACTATGATGTTCTAAATCAAAAAAAAGTCGTGTACGCGAAAGCATGATCTAATGACTAAAAAATCATTAGAACGCCACTGTATGTAAAAATGAGTACAGATAATTTGAGCCCTTTTAATGTTAAAACCCTAATGTATGGTGGTTGTTTAGGATATTGATACTTAGAGCTGCTTTGGTTTAAATGACAGAACGCAGGTCAAGACTAGCTGGGGTGAAACCAAGTCAATTAGGTCAGAAACAATGGGGGCTGTTGTGATTCATGAGTTCACCAGAGCACCGTATCTCACCCTGCCTCTAACTATCATTACTAAAGAAAATGCTATACATAAAACAATCCAATATGCCTGGCCAAAGATGACTTAAGAATTTACTATCATGTGGGTTATCAAACTGgtgttttgccttttttttttttttttttcgttgagGAGTTTGTGTTACATGGTTGTGAACTGATGTTGGTCTTGTTTGTTGGTTTATGTTTTGTTATTGGAAAGATGTAAACTCTACCATATAAAAAATGTGATGTGTTACCAAGATATTGGTTGGTACGAACATGGAGCAAATCAATCTTGTCATGTACTATATAAATGTATTAAGTGAAACATCGTATGATACTCATAATATGATCACCAAATGCGATCATTGTTGCATTATTGTTGAGATTAACGTCGAGTAAGTGATGGGACATTTGATTCACAAAAttaaaggctccgttcagttgtcggGAATTTTGTGTGAAAAATAGATTTCTAGGAAAAGTGAAGTGAGATGAAGTAACAgaatagaatttatttttctgtgtGATCTTTTGACAAGCAATCTTGTAGGAAAAttaaaattcatttcttttggCAAGATGTATTTTgcagggaatttttttttttcagtgaAAAAGTGGATTTTTTCATCCTTCCCATCCTTTTCGTGCAAGTGAACGGGGTCTAAGGAGATCGTTTGGGTAGAGTTTTAAGATGGAAACGCCTAACTATCATGTGGGTTATCAAACTGGTGTTTTGCCTTTTCCCATCCTTTTCGTGCAAGTGAACGGGGTCTAAGGAGATCGTTTGGGTAGAGTTTTAAGATGGAAACGCCTAACTACTGTGCCATTTGATGAACTCCATGGGAATGCATTTGGTGGCACGTCAATGTAATGCATGAATTTTGTGGCCGTGACATTGTTGTTAAACCATATTGTGGAAATTATTTGTCTACTGGGTTCACGTCGATAAGTGAGACGAGATTTAAAGTAGGAGTGCAAACGAGCAAGAGCCGAACCAAACTTTATAGTATTCAAGCTAGGTCTTGGAAGAGCGTTTTTAAACGAGCTGCGCTCTTAAGGAACCGGCCCAGTTTATTCACTAAACGAGCCtctgcaaacgagccaagctttttcGACTCTTGTTGAGCTTCTACACAAGCCTAAAACTCGACCTCAAGTTCGGCTCGATAAATAAACGAGTCAAGCCGAGCCGCACTCTTAACGAACCGGGCCTCGAGCTACTCGCAAGCAACTCTGTTCATTTGCGTAACCCCTAATTGTAAGAAAGCAACGAAAGATTGGGTCTACAAGTAGTATAGTTTTTCAATCACAGAATATAGAGAGAATTTTGCATATGATTCCAATTTCGTAAAAAATTGATTTGTTACTCATTCATATTATCTTAATGGTCGTGAAGTAGTGACGAAtccaaaaatttaacacaagCCGGAGGGGCACTTATTAATCAAAAGTTTGAAAAAGCTCTCTCCATAATAATCCATTATTTCAAGTCCAAGTTTTATATGCTTTAGAGAGATGCGGTTTTTCATACAAATTGAAAAGCAATAATATCACACgaaatgaacaaataaatttGAAGATAGCAAAATCATACattaaaacagaaaagaaattaGGATTCaatgttttaaatttcaaacaatagttttttttttaaaatatcaatCAAAATTGGGCAATCAAACGATTGGCCATAATAGATCAATCAACCCACAAATACTATCGTACACGTATAATTTATACTTCCTCCattcttttttaagtgtctcgcttcgtaactccaacttattaagaaaacatcatcattacacctttcacatcaacttttacttccactttccctacttactctctatggagacatcatcattacacttttactcactaacttttcaaaatggaatatacttttaagagcaaaatggaaaatgtaccaacttttaccctctaactttacaaaatggacacttattaagggacatccCAAATAGAAtactgaattttaaaaaagggacggagggagtatcttatATTATCTTCACAGTCCAATACTTTTGTCTAATCTGtttttcttattaatttctTCTAGTCCCCACCAACATTTCCGACTTGTAGCTTTCTTTTTCCATTCGTCATATTGGGAGACACAACTACCGACCGATGAGAGTGAGCAATGAAACATAGATTAATATTGGGTAACTGCACTTACACTTCTGTACTATCACTGATTTGAAGATACATTCAATGCACTTCAAATTTAAGCACCTACATCCCTTTACTTTGaagtgaaagaagaagaatttgcAATTATACCCCTTGTATTTTTACATATAAGAGGTGtaagtgcttaaatttgaaGCTCAAGAGGTGCATCTTCAAATCAGTGATAGTACAGGAGATGTAAGTGCGAATTCCCCTTAATACTAGTATTAACTCAATCCTTCATGTCTCAAGGCATAGAAAGAACTCATAATTCCACCTTTGAACTAATTAAGATTTAAGTACTCTTGTAGTCCTCCACTCAAGGCTCCACCTTCTTAATTTGGTGCGCCCAGCACTTCATCTCCAAGCATCGAAAGTTTGGTCGCCTGCGCGTCAAGCACTCTAACTTCTCCTTCTTTGGTGGGCCACCAACCACTCCTTTGGTGTGCCAAGCATTTAAAGTCTGGTCGCATGCGCATCAAACACTCCACCTTCTTTGCCAAACATCTAAAGTCTAGTCGCCTGCGCGTCAAGCACTCCTCCTTCTTTGGTGCACCAAGCATCACAAGTCTGATCACCTGCGCGTCAAGTACTCCACCTTCTTTGGTGCGCCAAGCATCTGAAGTCTAGCCGCCTCCCAGGAATTGGAAGACCATTTCGAGATTTTCGAACATATTGATCAGAGTCATGATTTTTAACAAGCGGGATCACATATCTAGATTATGAGTTTAAATTATACACAACGTACTTCCGTGTATCCATATTCCATCCCTTGTTAAACGGTTGTCCACTAATTGACACCTCACCTGATATTTAATGAAtctatttttttgctaagccAGTCCACAAGGGGGATAAAGGGTTAGAGGATAAGACACAAGCATGTTTGTGAAACCATAGTTTGTGATAAATGATTCTGCGTGAATAGCTTTAATGGGCCTGGGTGGGCCCGGGGGTAAGTGGTGTTTTCAAGAGTACGTGGCTCTAGGATTTTCGGTCAACGGTTACAAAAATATAGAGAACTTTTTGTATACACGGCTCTATGCAAAATAAATGTTTTTATTTATATGCTTTAAAGTTTAGAGTGATGCGTTTTTCATACAAATTGAAAAGCAATAATATCACACGAAATGAACAAATATATTTGAAGATAGCAAAATCATACattaaaacagaaaagaaattaGGAATCaatgttttaaatttcaaacaatAGATTTTTTTATATATCAATCAAAATTGGGCAATCAAACGATTTGTAGGAGTATTATCTTCATAGTCCATTAATTACTTTTGTCTAATCTGtttttcttattaatttctTCTAGTCCCCACTAACATTTCCGACTTGTAGCTTTCTTTTTCCATTCGACATACTTTGGAGACATAACCACTGATGAGAGTGagaaatggttgttgaaaatcatattcggcagcatccaattaccgaaatataatattttttccaaCAGCTATTTTCCGAAAATGTAtattcggcagttgtttaccaaaagttgaacatattttcgacatgttactgaaatataattttgttttcaacagctatttaccgaaatgttatgtatgattttcaacaaccatttaccgaaatgtagtaggttatgggagaaaataaagggctgcgaatagcagcgcctgAAATGAAACATAGATTAATATTGGGTAATTTGCACTTAATCCCTGTACTATCACTGATTTGAAGATATATCCATTGCACTTCAAATATAAGCACCTACATCCCTTTACTTTGaagtgaaagaagaagaattttcaCTTATACCCCTGTATTTTTACATATAAGAGGTGtaagtgcttaaatttgaagtacaaggagTGTATCTTCAAATCAGTAATAGTACAGGGGATGTAAGTGCAAATTTCCCTTAATACTACTTCACGACCATTGATGTCTCAAGGCACAGAAAGAACTCATAATTCTACCTTTGAACTAATTAAGATTTAAGTACTCTTGTAGTCCTCCACTCAAGGCTCCACCTTCTTAATTTGGTGCGCCCAGCACTTCACCTCCAAGCATCTAAAGTTTGGCTGCCTGCGCGTCAAGCGATCcaacttcttctccttctttgaTGGGTCACCAACCACTCCTTTGGT
Coding sequences:
- the LOC131322726 gene encoding small ribosomal subunit protein uS13c-like, whose amino-acid sequence is MLKSATSRLSVARGFINPSLSLTSNTSTTTSFNSLPPIPKHLGLSIRGVRVGGREIPDNKRVEYSLQYIHGIGRTRAHQILCDLNIENKITKDLSQQEINSLRDEVSSYLIDFQLMRSNDLAIKRLKDIQCYRGIRHIQGLPCRGQRTKTNARICRKGMHSALDGKKAPR